The following proteins come from a genomic window of Telopea speciosissima isolate NSW1024214 ecotype Mountain lineage unplaced genomic scaffold, Tspe_v1 Tspe_v1.0014, whole genome shotgun sequence:
- the LOC122647207 gene encoding FRIGIDA-like protein 3, translating to MADAQSVATLIDSATSKIQQLQQAFAELENHRAITLNLKWKELEEHFHGLEKSLQKRFDEVEDQEKEYESKASEAREMLENREAAVVAKEQASLERLQDKRDAALSALETALEKYKTVSSAEPAVGISECNGGADVIVEEKPPDAKAAAGDSEYVEKSSEQNGNMDVKIRSQLTKLCEEMDPKGLHKFISDNRKNLAAIREEIPIALKAATNPACLVLDSLEDFYRMEVSPSDGKRDSSLLGVRRTCIMLMECLNQLLAESELCSGSDIISEDIMERAKSIAEVWKPKLDDLDVEANSGNSLEAHAFLQLLATFGIASDFNLEEITKLIPTVSRRRQTADLCRLLGLSEKMPGVIEVLVNSGRHIDAVNLAYAFEHTDQFSPVSLLKNYLKEARKASTPVKSGNMSPTAQNEVNERELTALKAVLKCIEEHKLEEQYPVDPLQKRVIQLEKAKADKKRVAEAAKPQSKRPRANGGGYGPRITNVPDKSLYTRAPDRFPLYMYDRPYIYPGPTDNHGTSLLGSAAYNLSPGHGNYFGNGYQYQAPYLH from the exons ATGGCTGATGCACAATCAGTTGCAACACTCATAGACTCTGCAACCTCTAAGATACAACAACTTCAGCAAGCATTTGCAGAGCTTGAAAACCATCGTGCCATAACTCTGAATCTGAAATGGAAAGAACTTGAAGAACACTTTCATGGGCTTGAAAAATCCTTACAGAAACGATTCGATGAGGTGGAAGACCAGGAAAAGGAGTATGAAAGCAAGGCATCAGAGGCTCGAGAAATGTTGGAGAATCGAGAAGCTGCAGTTGTGGCAAAAGAACAAGCCTCACTGGAGAGGCTCCAAGACAAGAGAGATGCTGCTCTTTCTGCCCTTGAGACTGCTCTTGAGAAGTACAAAACGGTTTCATCTGCAGAGCCTGCTGTCGGTATCAGCGAGTGCAATGGTGGGGCTGATGTGATTGTGGAGGAGAAACCACCTGATGCCAAGGCTGCTGCAGGTGATTCAGAGTATGTGGAAAAGTCCTCTGAACAAAATGGAAATATGGATGTTAAGATTCGTTCCCAGTTAACTAAACTATGTGAAGAAATGGATCCAAAGGGACTCCATAAATTCATCTCAGACAATCGTAAGAACCTAGCTGCCATTAGGGAGGAGATTCCAATTGCATTAAAAGCTGCTACCAACCCTGCTTGcttggttttggattctctggaGGATTTCTACCGAATGGAAGTGTCACCATCAGATGGGAAGAGGGATTCAAGTCTATTGGGTGTCCGTAGAACTTGTATCATGCTGATGGAGTGCCTGAACCAGTTGCTAGCAGAATCTGAACTATGTTCTGGGTCTGATATCATCTCCGAAGATATTATGGAGCGAGCAAAGTCTATTGCTGAAGTCTGGAAACCAAAATTGGATGATCTTGATGTTGAAGCCAACAGTGGGAACTCCTTAGAGGCCCATGCATTCCTACAGCTTCTGGCCACATTTGGTATTGCTTCTGACTTCAATCTGGAAGAAATAACAAAGCTAATTCCTACTGTTTCCCGTCGCCGTCAAACTGCGGATTTGTGTCGCTTGCTTGGATTGTCAGAGAAAATGCCAG GCGTAATAGAAGTATTGGTGAATAGTGGAAGGCATATTGATGCTGTTAACTTGGCTTATGCATTTGAACATACGGATCAATTTTCTCCTGTGTCCTTGCTAAAAAATTACTTGAAGGAAGCAAGGAAAGCTTCTACACCGGTCAAATCAGGAAACATGTCTCCTACTGCTCAG AATGAGGTGAATGAGCGAGAACTGACTGCCCTCAAAGCTGTGCTCAAGTGCATTGAGGAGCACAAGCTAGAGGAGCAGTATCCTGTGGACCCACTCCAAAAACGGGTGATTCAGCTAGAGAAAGCTAAGGCTGACAAGAAAAGGGTTGCAGAAGCTGCAAAGCCTCAGTCCAAGAGACCCCGTGCAAATGGTGGGGGTTATGGACCCCGAATCACTAACGTTCCTGACAAGAGCTTGTATACAAGAGCACCTGACAGGTTTCCATTGTACATGTATGATAGGCCATACATCTACCCTGGACCAACTGACAATCATGGAACATCACTTCTTGGTTCTGCTGCTTACAACCTCTCTCCTGGCCATGGCAACTACTTTGGTAATGGTTATCAGTACCAAGCCCCATATTTACATTAG